From the genome of Gemmatimonadales bacterium:
CTGACCCCGAGTACCGCCAGCTCGAACGGCAGGTGTTGCGCCCATTTCAGGTTGAGCTGGCGCGTGGGGAGGAGCAGCGAGCCCGCGGACACGCTGTCACCGTCCACCGACACCACCGTGTCGCCGACGACCAGGCCCTTGATGCGGAACGGCGAGTCGGGCGCGATCCATCCCACCACGGCGCGGTTCCGGGACACGCCGACCAGGGCCACGCCGGGCAGCGGTGCGGCGCGGCACGAATCGAGGGGCACGGAATCGAGGGTGGCGCGAATCTCTCGCGCGAACGCCGACAGGGTCGGGTAGCGAGTCCGGTCGCGCTCGTAGCGCGACAGCGCATCCTCGAGCCACGGCACCAGCGCCATGTTGGTGTTGAGCGCCTCGCTCCGTGCCGCCCACGTCGCGGTGGGGCTCGTAGCGGCAAGCACGCGAAGCGTGACGGCGCGCGCGAGCTGCTCTCCGAGGGCCTCGTCCCAGAAGAGCGACGCGTACCCCGAGCGCACCATCTCACCCTCCACCGCCTCGCGGAGACCGGCGCTTCCCTCGAGCATCTCCGGGTGCTCGGCGAGCAGCCGGCGTATCGAGACGTGCGCCAGCTGGTGCGCGAGCGCGAGCCACACGTAGTTGGGCGAGCGGAACGAGCGGGCCGGGAAGACCGGGTCGGGGGCGAGGAAGATCCGCCAGTCCGGGCCTCTGGGCTCGGCCGCGTCCACCGACGGGCTGTTGAACCCTACGGCGAAGGTCCGCGCGAGCGTGACGTCGAACGTGAGATCCGCGTAGCCGGTGTACGCGATCACGGCGCTGTCGAGTGCCTTGGAGCGGGTGAGCGCCACGTACACGTCCGAGAGGTCCTGCCGCCGCGACTGGGCGTTCAGCCCCTCGAGGATGACGGGCGCGGCCCGCGGCGCGAAAGCGCGCGCCGCGTCGATGAAGGCTCGCATCGCGCTCTTGAAGGACGCGTTGCCGGTGAAGCAGCGCCGCTCGCCCGCGAGCAGGCCGCACGCCGAGTCGGGAAGGTCGGGGTGCGCGTAGCTCTCGATCACCATGCCGACGGGCATGGGGCCCAGCGCGCGCGCCAGCCTGAACGCCGAGTCGCCGAGCTCGGTGGTAAGGGCCTGGAGCCAGTGGCGGAACGGTCCCTGCGGCGGCACCTGCGCGGTATCGGCGAGCTTGAAGACCACCCCGACGATGTCGAGCGTGGAGTCGGTGCGCACGACCGTCTTCCCCACCGTGAATGAGGCGGTGTTCTCGGGCAGCTCGCTCCCGCACCCGATGACGGCGGCGCCGAGGACCGCCACCACCGCCCGTGATCTCACTCCCCTCACTCCCCTCACTCCCCTCACCTCATCATCTAGTGCCTGAACTGCCTCACCCCGGTCATGATCATCGCCATCCCATGCTCGTCCGCCGCGGCGATCACTTCGGCGTCCCGCACCGAGCCGCCGGGCTGGATGATCGCGCGCACCCCCGCTTCCGCCGCAGCCTCGACTCCATCAAGGAACGGGAAGAAGGCGTCGGACGCGAGCACACAGCCCTTGGTCTCGTGTTTCGCGGCCTTCGCCTTGTGTATCGCCAGCATCGAGCTGTCCACCCGGCTCATCTGCCCGGCGCCTATCCCTATCGCCCGGCGGCCCCTGGCGAGCAGGATCGCGTTCGATTTCACGCTCAGCACCGCGGCCCAGGCGAAGCGCAGGTCGACGAGCTCTTCGTCGGTTGGCGACCGTTTCGTGGGGACCTTCCATCCGCTCTCGTCCAGGTCGTGCCGCAGGCGCTCCTGCACCAGGAACCCGCTCCGCACCCGCTTGAAATCCAGTGCACCCTCGTCGGAGCTCGGCACCTCGACCACGCGCAGGTTCTTCTTCCGGGCGAGGACCGCGGCCGCTTCGGGCTGGAAGCGCGGCGCCACGACGACCTCGATGAAGAGGTCCGCCATCGCCTCGGCCGCCTCGGTCGTGACGACGGTGTTGAACCCGACGACCGAGCCGAAGGCGGACGTGGGGTCGGTAGCGGCGGCGCTCGCGTACGCCTCCGCCGGGTTCCGTCCGATCGCGAGGCCGCAGGGAGTGGTGTGCTTGATGATGGCGCAGGCTACCTCGCCGGGAAAAGCTCCCACCGCCGTGAGGGCCGCGTCCACGTCGAGAAGGTTGTTGAATGACAGCTCCTTGCCCGAGAGCTGCGAGAGCGACGCCAGGCCGCCGGGCTCGCCGGTTCCGTAGAACGCGGCGTGCTGGTGCGGGTTCTCGCCGTAGCGCAGCGCTTGGTGGCGCTCCAGGACGAGCACGACCGTCGGCGGGAGCTCGCCCGCGCTCCCCTGGGCGACGTACGCGGCGATGGCGCCGTCGTAAGCGGCGGTGTGCGTGAACGCCTTCGCTGCCAGCTCACGGCGCATCGCCGCATCAGGCCCGCCCTTCCGGAGTGCGTCCAGCACCCGGCCGTAGTCCATGGGGTCCACCACGACGGTCACCGACTCGTGGTTCTTGGCGGCGGAGCGCAGCATGGATGGTCCGCCGATGTCTATCTGCTCGATCGCGTCGTCGAACGACGTATTGGGCCGCGCGATCGTCTCGCGGAACGGGTAGAGGTTGACGGCGACGAGGTCGATCGGAGTGATGCCGTGAGCGCTGAGCGCGTCGAGGTCGCCCTGCACCTTGCGCCGCGCCAGGAGGCCGCCGTGCACCGCGGGGTGCAGCGTCTTCACTCGGCCGTCCATCATCTCCGGGAAGCCCGTCACCTGCTCCACGGTGGTGACGGGCACGCCGCCCTTGCCGATGACGTGCGCCGTTCCGCCGGTGGAGACGATGTCCCACCCCAGCTTCGCGAGACCGGCGGCGAACTCCACCGCGCCGCGCTTGTCGGATAGCGAGATCAGCGCGCGAGGCATTACCAGGCTTCCGCGATGGCGCGCGTGATGTCGGCGAGCGCCAGCAGGTCCGCGAGGTCGATGACCTCGGCCGGGGAGTGCGAGTAGCGCAGCGGCCAGCCGATCGCGACATTGGGCACCCCGAACCGCGTGAACGTCGAGCCGTCGTTGCCGCCGTTGGTGGTGCCTATCTGGAACGGGATGCCCCGGGCCCGGGCGAGCGCGGCGAGGGAATCCACCAGCGCCGGGGGCGTGACCGAGCTGTTGTCCACCGCTCGGGCCACCGCGCCCCGGCCGACGAGGGCGTTGGCGAACGTCTTGATCTCGAGCGGCGCGTCCGACGAGACGAAAGTGTCCAATGCGTGCACGCGGATCGGCTCGCCGCCCAGCCGTTGCGCGGCGAAGCGCGCCCCTTCGAGCCCGACTTCCTCGCGGGTGGAAAAGATGAACAGGACACTGTGCCGCAGGCGTCGCGGGTCGAGGCGCCGCAGCGCGAGGATCTGGGCGGCGCAGCCCACCCGGTCGTCGAAGGAGCGGCCGGTCGCGCGGTTACCGGCGAGCGAGACGTACTGCTTCGGCATCGTGATCGCGTCGCCCACCCTGATGCCGAGTGAAT
Proteins encoded in this window:
- a CDS encoding PDZ domain-containing protein; translated protein: MRSRAVVAVLGAAVIGCGSELPENTASFTVGKTVVRTDSTLDIVGVVFKLADTAQVPPQGPFRHWLQALTTELGDSAFRLARALGPMPVGMVIESYAHPDLPDSACGLLAGERRCFTGNASFKSAMRAFIDAARAFAPRAAPVILEGLNAQSRRQDLSDVYVALTRSKALDSAVIAYTGYADLTFDVTLARTFAVGFNSPSVDAAEPRGPDWRIFLAPDPVFPARSFRSPNYVWLALAHQLAHVSIRRLLAEHPEMLEGSAGLREAVEGEMVRSGYASLFWDEALGEQLARAVTLRVLAATSPTATWAARSEALNTNMALVPWLEDALSRYERDRTRYPTLSAFAREIRATLDSVPLDSCRAAPLPGVALVGVSRNRAVVGWIAPDSPFRIKGLVVGDTVVSVDGDSVSAGSLLLPTRQLNLKWAQHLPFELAVLGVRRHGRDYTISVPVNWTPRAVVRVASRSRGAVRGADRQLPVCRWVTRAIRTP
- the purH gene encoding bifunctional phosphoribosylaminoimidazolecarboxamide formyltransferase/IMP cyclohydrolase; this translates as MPRALISLSDKRGAVEFAAGLAKLGWDIVSTGGTAHVIGKGGVPVTTVEQVTGFPEMMDGRVKTLHPAVHGGLLARRKVQGDLDALSAHGITPIDLVAVNLYPFRETIARPNTSFDDAIEQIDIGGPSMLRSAAKNHESVTVVVDPMDYGRVLDALRKGGPDAAMRRELAAKAFTHTAAYDGAIAAYVAQGSAGELPPTVVLVLERHQALRYGENPHQHAAFYGTGEPGGLASLSQLSGKELSFNNLLDVDAALTAVGAFPGEVACAIIKHTTPCGLAIGRNPAEAYASAAATDPTSAFGSVVGFNTVVTTEAAEAMADLFIEVVVAPRFQPEAAAVLARKKNLRVVEVPSSDEGALDFKRVRSGFLVQERLRHDLDESGWKVPTKRSPTDEELVDLRFAWAAVLSVKSNAILLARGRRAIGIGAGQMSRVDSSMLAIHKAKAAKHETKGCVLASDAFFPFLDGVEAAAEAGVRAIIQPGGSVRDAEVIAAADEHGMAMIMTGVRQFRH